A stretch of Candidatus Methylomirabilota bacterium DNA encodes these proteins:
- a CDS encoding rhodanese-like domain-containing protein has protein sequence MKLRKGFRQLVDEAKARIRTIGLDEARARLGRDDVVFVDLRDVRELEREGMIPGAFHCPRGMLEFWIDPESPYHKDVFASGKEFVFYCNGAWRSALATDVAQQMGLAPVCEMDGGFTAWKNAGFPVAERPTRKPA, from the coding sequence ATGAAGCTGCGCAAAGGATTCCGGCAGCTGGTGGACGAGGCGAAGGCGCGGATCCGGACGATCGGCCTCGACGAGGCCCGCGCGCGCCTCGGCCGGGACGACGTCGTCTTCGTGGATCTCCGCGACGTCCGCGAGCTCGAGCGCGAGGGCATGATCCCGGGCGCCTTCCACTGCCCCCGCGGCATGCTCGAGTTCTGGATCGACCCCGAGAGCCCGTATCACAAGGACGTCTTCGCCTCCGGCAAGGAGTTCGTTTTCTACTGCAACGGCGCCTGGCGGTCGGCGCTCGCCACCGACGTGGCCCAGCAGATGGGGTTGGCACCGGTGTGCGAGATGGACGGCGGCTTCACCGCGTGGAAGAACGCCGGCTTCCCCGTCGCCGAGCGGCCGACGCGGAAGCCCGCGTAG